A portion of the Oxynema aestuarii AP17 genome contains these proteins:
- a CDS encoding CHASE3 domain-containing protein, whose translation MKPIYFFPKSKTWSNLSVRSKGTIIIAIPTTCLMITVFSFSWLKRNADLAQAYVEHTQHVRIEANQLLTNLVDAETGVRGYEITQQLQFLEPYKTSIVTIPETLYTLENLVSDNPRQTKQLTQVREIADQTMEFLRHKLYRLDAGTDEPLDEQEIKRFMIQGKSLMDRARVEIKIFVSEEERLLELRQERSQSQHEFLEKALWFESIIGLVSGLIAVYLFNQLDRELKNRENRLQDHAILAKKQAKELEETLEKLRQTQANLIQNEKMSSLGQLVAGIAHEINNPVNFIHGNLQYIRQTIEPLIEIVREYEKTDAMSTEIRNRVDELDLEFIAEDCPKVLKSMRSGSERIRDIVQSLRSFSRLDESEKKAVYLHDGIQDSLMLLNHRLDGIEVIKNYQELPKVECYAGELNQVFINILSNAIDAVEAIAPPRKIEISTQTEITHSEQEARISIEIRDNGMGIPEEIKDKVFDPFFTNKPIGQGTGLGLSVSYQIMQKHNGTLSIDSKLGMGTTVKLTIPVSFCGLTPGNIRSIEVGRSR comes from the coding sequence GTGAAGCCGATTTATTTCTTTCCAAAAAGTAAAACTTGGTCTAACCTTTCCGTTCGTAGTAAGGGAACTATTATTATTGCGATTCCCACCACTTGCCTGATGATTACTGTATTTTCTTTTAGTTGGCTCAAAAGAAATGCCGATCTCGCTCAAGCCTATGTAGAGCATACCCAACACGTTCGTATTGAAGCGAACCAACTACTCACCAACTTAGTCGATGCCGAAACCGGGGTTCGCGGCTATGAAATCACCCAACAGTTACAGTTTCTCGAACCGTACAAAACCAGCATTGTTACGATTCCAGAAACCTTATACACCTTGGAAAACCTCGTCAGCGACAACCCCCGACAAACTAAACAGTTAACTCAAGTCAGGGAAATTGCCGACCAAACGATGGAGTTTTTGCGTCATAAGCTTTATCGCTTAGATGCGGGAACGGACGAACCCCTTGACGAACAAGAAATCAAGCGGTTCATGATTCAAGGCAAAAGTTTGATGGATCGAGCGCGGGTTGAAATTAAGATTTTTGTTAGTGAAGAAGAACGACTTCTCGAACTCAGACAAGAACGATCGCAATCTCAACATGAGTTTCTCGAAAAAGCACTCTGGTTTGAATCGATTATCGGTTTAGTAAGTGGTTTAATCGCTGTTTACTTGTTTAATCAACTCGATCGCGAATTGAAAAATCGAGAAAATCGACTGCAAGACCATGCAATTTTAGCTAAAAAGCAAGCCAAAGAATTAGAAGAAACTCTCGAAAAGCTGCGTCAAACTCAAGCCAATCTCATTCAGAATGAAAAAATGTCCAGCTTGGGGCAATTAGTAGCTGGAATTGCTCACGAAATTAACAATCCGGTCAATTTCATTCACGGAAACTTACAGTATATCCGTCAGACAATCGAACCATTGATCGAGATTGTACGAGAGTATGAAAAGACCGATGCCATGTCTACAGAAATTCGCAATCGCGTCGATGAATTAGATTTAGAATTCATCGCTGAAGATTGTCCTAAGGTTTTAAAATCGATGCGATCGGGTAGCGAACGAATCCGAGATATTGTCCAATCTTTACGCAGTTTTTCTCGTCTCGACGAGTCCGAGAAAAAAGCAGTTTACTTACACGACGGCATTCAAGATAGCCTCATGCTTTTAAATCATCGACTAGATGGGATTGAGGTGATTAAAAATTACCAAGAACTCCCGAAAGTCGAATGTTATGCAGGGGAACTCAATCAAGTCTTTATTAATATTTTGAGCAACGCGATCGATGCTGTTGAAGCCATCGCTCCACCGCGCAAAATAGAAATTTCAACCCAAACGGAGATAACTCATTCGGAGCAAGAAGCAAGAATTTCGATCGAAATTCGCGATAATGGTATGGGAATTCCGGAGGAAATTAAAGATAAAGTTTTCGATCCATTTTTCACGAATAAACCGATCGGTCAAGGCACCGGATTGGGATTGTCGGTGAGTTATCAAATTATGCAAAAACACAATGGGACTTTATCTATTGACTCGAAACTAGGGATGGGAACCACGGTAAAATTGACGATTCCGGTTTCTTTTTGTGGGTTGACACCGGGTAATATCAGATCGATTGAGGTAGGGCGATCGCGGTGA
- a CDS encoding indolepyruvate ferredoxin oxidoreductase subunit alpha, translating into MSHTIVTNVCEGVADCVDACPVACIHPGPGKNSKGTDWYWIDFATCIDCGICLQVCPVEGAIVADERPELQQTPQ; encoded by the coding sequence GTGTCACATACGATTGTTACCAATGTTTGTGAAGGCGTTGCCGACTGTGTAGATGCGTGTCCGGTGGCGTGCATTCATCCCGGTCCGGGAAAGAATAGCAAGGGGACGGATTGGTATTGGATCGACTTTGCAACCTGCATTGACTGCGGTATTTGCTTGCAAGTTTGTCCGGTGGAAGGGGCGATCGTTGCCGACGAGAGACCGGAGTTACAACAAACCCCGCAATAG
- a CDS encoding lipase family protein, whose product MRKATLTVACAIAPILCSFERAIAAPAAPTPSTYPLLQEYKNFCARDPVGCRDVAIASEIAADIIYTSELQGDLSRCPWTFPHCQPQDYRIIDLSLSNDEIIDRLNSRDRPQQAGASMVKTFIEQLRASFQDLGGYALIFHRQNRQENGRERHHYLIAFKGTNPLKINDLFSDLSFPAVPLSAAQPDLLVHSGFYRYAASIFEATLPDIETFLALQNDPNVDLEIMVTGHSLGAAAASIYTALLKNYGIRASNLQLITLAAPPFLKEEAVAAFDRAYGDIPTIDVENRGDIILDSSIFDSLIYRLSEYSYPNFGQKIEGLLSETLEKLYKQRELEKATNTVPAGASDPQFALSGLAAIDAKIKIEQVQVHTISYTDYYQYYLEVLQGDRRFQNRLAAARDRDDSPNRGSSFALNYTLDPNLGAIAANALALSPDGKTLALASASGSLQIWKAEDGTIARTFNTTRSGPQVLTYGPNGRQLFVGGEDGGIAVYDLASFSQITTIAGTGDRVTALAVSQQGDRLLVGRASGKIDSFKLENSPVLENKNFVKIRTFDGKGDRITALATTPDGRTLLSSDWQGRIKRWDLASGEALSLPRGRLGKVWHLFDDDRGRSMVASSFDNKIELWNLETGEIETTLRDRDGTIWAIAVSPDGQTLVSSSWDGQVKLWDLATGGLVKTLGNELDVVTSLAFGPDGKTLVTALWNGRVKLWQRGRVE is encoded by the coding sequence AAATTGCCGCCGACATCATCTACACGTCGGAATTACAAGGGGATTTATCCCGTTGTCCGTGGACTTTCCCCCACTGTCAGCCGCAAGATTACCGGATTATCGATTTATCCCTGAGTAACGACGAAATCATCGATCGCCTCAACTCCCGCGATCGTCCCCAACAAGCGGGGGCGAGTATGGTTAAAACCTTTATCGAACAACTGCGGGCGTCCTTCCAGGATTTAGGCGGTTATGCCTTAATCTTTCACCGCCAAAACCGACAAGAAAACGGTCGCGAACGACATCATTATTTAATTGCCTTTAAAGGCACCAATCCCCTCAAAATTAACGATTTATTTAGCGATTTAAGCTTTCCGGCAGTTCCCCTCTCCGCAGCACAACCGGACTTACTCGTTCATTCCGGATTTTATCGCTATGCGGCGAGTATTTTCGAGGCCACTTTACCGGATATCGAGACCTTTCTCGCCTTGCAAAACGATCCGAATGTGGATCTCGAAATTATGGTCACCGGACATAGTTTGGGGGCGGCGGCGGCGAGTATTTACACGGCGTTGCTGAAAAATTACGGGATTCGAGCCTCCAATCTCCAATTAATTACCTTAGCGGCCCCTCCCTTCCTCAAAGAAGAAGCTGTCGCCGCCTTCGATCGCGCCTACGGCGATATCCCCACCATCGATGTCGAAAATCGTGGCGATATTATTCTGGACAGTTCGATTTTTGATTCCTTGATTTATCGCTTGAGCGAATATAGCTATCCGAATTTTGGCCAAAAAATCGAAGGATTGCTTTCCGAAACCTTAGAAAAACTCTACAAACAAAGGGAATTGGAAAAAGCCACGAATACGGTTCCCGCCGGAGCGAGCGATCCCCAATTTGCCCTTTCGGGTTTGGCGGCGATCGATGCCAAAATTAAGATCGAACAAGTGCAAGTGCATACGATCTCTTACACGGATTATTATCAATATTATTTAGAGGTTTTACAAGGCGATCGCCGCTTCCAAAATCGCCTCGCTGCCGCCCGAGACCGGGACGACTCGCCGAATCGCGGCAGTTCCTTCGCTTTGAATTATACATTAGACCCGAATTTGGGGGCGATCGCCGCCAATGCCCTCGCCTTGAGTCCGGACGGTAAAACCCTCGCCCTGGCGAGTGCGAGCGGATCGCTCCAAATTTGGAAGGCCGAAGACGGCACGATCGCGCGCACTTTTAATACGACTCGGAGCGGGCCGCAAGTTCTCACTTATGGCCCGAACGGACGCCAGTTGTTCGTCGGCGGCGAGGACGGCGGCATCGCCGTTTACGATCTGGCAAGTTTTTCGCAAATCACTACGATTGCCGGGACGGGCGATCGGGTGACGGCACTCGCGGTGAGCCAGCAGGGCGATCGCTTGCTAGTGGGGCGGGCGAGCGGCAAGATCGACAGTTTTAAGCTGGAGAATTCCCCCGTTCTTGAGAATAAAAATTTTGTGAAAATCCGCACTTTTGACGGGAAGGGCGATCGAATTACGGCCCTGGCGACGACCCCGGACGGTCGCACCCTACTCAGTAGCGATTGGCAGGGACGGATTAAACGGTGGGATCTTGCCAGTGGCGAAGCGTTATCCCTTCCGAGGGGAAGACTGGGGAAAGTCTGGCATTTGTTCGACGACGATCGCGGCAGATCGATGGTGGCGAGCAGTTTTGACAATAAAATCGAACTGTGGAATCTCGAAACTGGGGAGATTGAAACCACATTGCGCGATCGCGACGGGACGATTTGGGCGATCGCCGTCAGTCCCGACGGACAGACTTTAGTGAGTAGCAGTTGGGACGGACAGGTAAAACTCTGGGATCTCGCCACTGGGGGACTGGTCAAAACCTTGGGCAACGAATTGGATGTCGTGACATCCCTGGCGTTCGGTCCCGACGGAAAGACGTTAGTCACGGCCCTGTGGAACGGACGGGTCAAGTTGTGGCAACGGGGACGAGTAGAGTAG
- a CDS encoding pentapeptide repeat-containing protein, giving the protein MKKREFFQAIASKGLWWAIALLWVAAIVGLFPTPVLAQATKYYPPPLSYSHAQLSGQDFSGKQLYSAEFANANLEFANFRDADAQGAIFSAANLIGVNFHGANLTNAMLDQADLTEADLGDAVLVETILLGSLFEDTQIEGADFTDALLDGAQLRQLCAIASGVNSQTGVETRYSLGCR; this is encoded by the coding sequence ATGAAAAAGCGCGAGTTTTTCCAGGCGATCGCCTCCAAGGGCCTGTGGTGGGCGATCGCGCTGCTGTGGGTCGCGGCGATCGTTGGCTTATTTCCCACCCCCGTGTTGGCGCAAGCGACGAAATATTATCCTCCACCGCTTTCTTACAGTCACGCCCAACTGTCGGGTCAAGATTTTTCGGGAAAACAACTGTATTCGGCAGAATTTGCCAATGCTAATTTAGAATTTGCCAATTTTAGGGACGCGGACGCTCAAGGGGCAATTTTCAGCGCGGCGAATTTAATTGGGGTGAATTTTCACGGCGCTAATTTAACCAATGCCATGTTAGATCAAGCGGACTTGACCGAGGCCGATCTCGGCGATGCGGTGTTGGTGGAGACGATTTTACTGGGGTCGTTGTTTGAAGATACCCAAATTGAAGGGGCGGATTTCACCGATGCCTTGTTAGATGGGGCGCAACTGCGGCAATTGTGCGCGATCGCCTCCGGGGTCAATTCGCAAACGGGGGTGGAAACCCGGTATTCTCTCGGTTGTCGTTGA
- a CDS encoding c-type cytochrome: MSHYKHWKSWAIAIAAILLIWSGSLPAIAADATSNSVNGAKLFEANCAGCHPNGGNIIRRGKNLRKNTLKRHHLDSLEAIARKVKEGKNPMPAYGDRLSSEQIETVSAYVLSQAERDWK; this comes from the coding sequence ATGAGCCATTATAAACATTGGAAAAGTTGGGCAATCGCGATCGCGGCAATCCTCTTAATATGGAGTGGTAGCTTACCTGCTATTGCTGCCGATGCTACGAGCAATTCCGTCAATGGAGCCAAACTTTTTGAGGCCAATTGTGCCGGATGTCATCCCAATGGCGGCAACATTATTCGCCGGGGAAAGAACTTGCGAAAAAATACCCTAAAGCGACATCATTTAGATTCTTTAGAAGCGATCGCCCGTAAAGTTAAAGAAGGAAAAAATCCCATGCCTGCTTATGGCGATCGGTTGAGTTCCGAACAGATAGAAACTGTTTCCGCTTACGTCCTTTCCCAAGCCGAACGAGACTGGAAATAG
- a CDS encoding recombinase family protein codes for MKIIAYIYSDPLLESSPDPDIWGWEIDRVYRDLGDRAELEQLLETARQHPPDYLLVRRLEEFGDSVREVCDRLAELEALGTAIVAIESKPMPSQTDAPTSPVTRGDLLQLLGELQQRQRSRQIRKGHARNRIKALPPPGKAPYGYRRGKDRYAVDRSAAIVVKDFVERFLLYGSLRGAVRYIDRKYNKKISATTGRRWLTNPAYRGDLAYKNGETIANTHVPIISREEAAQVDRLLRRNRRLPPRTASAPRSLAGLVVCGECESPTTVTRVTRRQKPGEYLYLRPHRCPRQPKCKAIAYDRVLQSTIERICQDLPRAVAALEMPDLGSFKQQLTGAIADKQGILDRLPHLCAQGILDRETEELRAYKLRTEISQLQGQLAELPPVNLRETAQAVSIPQFWQDLSEAERRFYFREFIRKIEILRDGNEWTLNLIFIFEF; via the coding sequence ATGAAAATTATTGCCTATATCTATAGCGATCCGCTTTTAGAATCCTCCCCGGATCCGGATATTTGGGGATGGGAAATCGATCGCGTTTATCGAGATTTAGGCGATCGCGCCGAACTGGAACAACTGTTAGAAACGGCGCGCCAACATCCGCCAGATTACTTGTTAGTGCGTCGGTTGGAAGAATTCGGCGATTCCGTGCGCGAGGTGTGCGATCGCCTCGCCGAACTCGAAGCCCTGGGAACGGCGATCGTGGCGATCGAATCGAAACCGATGCCCTCACAAACTGACGCACCAACCTCCCCGGTGACCCGAGGCGACCTGTTGCAACTCCTCGGCGAACTGCAGCAGCGCCAACGCAGTCGCCAAATTCGCAAAGGACACGCCCGCAATCGCATCAAAGCCTTACCCCCACCGGGAAAAGCGCCTTACGGATACCGTCGCGGAAAAGACCGTTACGCCGTCGATCGCTCGGCGGCGATCGTCGTCAAAGATTTCGTCGAACGCTTCCTCTTGTACGGGTCCTTGCGCGGCGCCGTGCGCTACATCGATCGCAAATATAATAAAAAAATCTCGGCGACCACCGGACGGCGCTGGTTGACCAATCCCGCCTATCGCGGCGATTTGGCGTACAAAAACGGCGAAACGATCGCCAATACCCACGTCCCGATTATCTCACGCGAAGAAGCCGCCCAAGTCGATCGCCTGCTGCGCCGCAACCGCCGCCTCCCGCCGCGAACCGCCAGCGCGCCCCGTTCTCTGGCGGGGTTGGTCGTCTGTGGGGAATGTGAGTCTCCCACCACGGTTACCCGGGTGACCCGCCGCCAAAAACCGGGGGAATATTTATACTTGCGTCCGCACCGATGCCCGCGCCAACCGAAGTGTAAGGCGATCGCTTACGATCGCGTGCTGCAATCCACGATCGAGCGAATTTGTCAAGACCTTCCCCGGGCGGTCGCGGCCCTCGAAATGCCGGATTTAGGGAGTTTCAAACAACAATTAACGGGGGCGATCGCCGACAAACAAGGAATTCTCGATCGCCTCCCCCATTTGTGCGCCCAAGGGATTCTCGATCGCGAAACCGAGGAATTGCGCGCCTACAAATTGCGGACGGAAATCTCCCAACTCCAAGGTCAACTCGCCGAGTTACCTCCGGTCAACTTGCGCGAAACGGCTCAAGCGGTGTCTATCCCTCAATTTTGGCAGGATTTATCGGAAGCGGAACGCCGTTTTTACTTCCGTGAATTTATCCGTAAAATTGAAATTCTTCGCGACGGGAATGAGTGGACGCTCAATCTGATTTTTATTTTTGAATTTTGA
- a CDS encoding protein kinase domain-containing protein produces MFFLKASWRGIGDRHLFLSFIYSMMQSFGQLPDLSDFGYQVISSLRPNRGNRRVTYLAIPSFHGCDRPQKDISNPLVAIEKLPAHPPGNSEEYEDKINLKTQELTYLRHPHILRYRDSFILKDNIYLVRDYRCCKSLDDYAGLPIEKIEKIAISILKILVALQERIAPILHRDIRPENLLIDRQFKVYLVGFAIAGVDFTADDPFLAPEVRRGAPFAKGSDLYSLGVTILAGFAPVDLPRSLLGDRLGSPKENRPALKQITQSEITPWPTWGPSPNSPFGRWLQKLTDPDPERRYLDAIAALRAIAPAAAVRTPQIQLSHDRLELHASDLTHSVTQTITIGNEMPGTVLEGSWEVAPHPNDPPHTPEAHPWISFKPSHFKSNFFDCQVTVNPRQLSPDECYRRQLILRCNSEPPTYAIALELRTAAAPDITQPRDRPEMAAIAALVVGLIVATVFSGKGMTFGTIAATIAIVGNPDVRWGFPRAESHVYYRRGGRSSLPIRGWWVVPIALYLGAISRVSLFDAIATAIAFVTLHIAVSLMHWGREESQIKLKRAKNPLFFGKNGELRSKSSKIGAAIAERLPRNIGSFKRRQGRGGGIH; encoded by the coding sequence TTGTTTTTTTTAAAAGCGAGCTGGCGAGGAATTGGCGATCGCCATTTATTTTTAAGTTTTATTTACTCGATGATGCAATCTTTCGGTCAACTGCCAGACTTGTCCGACTTCGGCTATCAAGTGATTTCCTCACTCCGTCCGAACCGGGGCAATCGCCGGGTTACCTATCTCGCGATTCCAAGTTTTCACGGGTGCGATCGCCCCCAAAAAGACATTTCCAACCCCCTGGTGGCGATCGAAAAACTCCCGGCTCACCCCCCAGGAAACTCGGAGGAATACGAGGATAAAATTAATTTAAAAACTCAAGAGTTAACCTATTTACGCCATCCTCATATTTTGCGTTATCGCGATAGTTTTATCCTGAAAGATAATATTTATTTAGTTCGCGATTATCGCTGTTGTAAATCTTTAGACGATTATGCTGGTTTGCCGATCGAAAAGATCGAGAAAATAGCGATTTCAATACTTAAAATTTTGGTCGCCTTACAAGAGCGAATTGCCCCGATCTTGCATCGGGACATCCGACCCGAAAACCTGCTAATCGATCGCCAATTTAAGGTTTATTTAGTGGGGTTTGCGATCGCGGGCGTCGATTTCACGGCGGACGATCCTTTTCTCGCCCCAGAAGTGCGGCGGGGCGCCCCCTTCGCCAAAGGCTCCGATCTCTACAGCCTCGGCGTTACGATCTTGGCAGGGTTCGCCCCGGTGGATCTTCCTAGGTCGTTACTCGGCGATCGCCTAGGGTCTCCAAAGGAGAATCGCCCCGCCCTGAAGCAGATTACCCAAAGTGAGATAACGCCCTGGCCGACCTGGGGACCGTCGCCCAATTCGCCCTTTGGCAGGTGGCTGCAAAAATTGACCGATCCCGACCCCGAACGGCGCTACCTCGACGCGATCGCCGCCCTGCGGGCGATCGCCCCCGCCGCCGCCGTCCGCACCCCTCAAATCCAACTCAGTCACGATCGCCTCGAACTCCACGCCTCCGATCTCACTCACTCGGTTACTCAAACGATTACCATCGGCAACGAAATGCCCGGAACGGTTCTCGAAGGGAGTTGGGAAGTCGCCCCCCATCCGAACGATCCCCCTCACACGCCGGAAGCACACCCCTGGATTTCGTTTAAACCGAGTCATTTTAAAAGTAACTTTTTTGACTGCCAAGTCACCGTCAATCCCCGTCAACTGAGTCCGGACGAATGTTATCGCCGTCAACTGATTTTGCGCTGCAATAGCGAACCGCCGACCTACGCGATCGCCCTCGAACTCCGAACCGCAGCCGCCCCGGACATTACACAACCGCGCGATCGCCCCGAGATGGCCGCGATCGCCGCCCTCGTCGTAGGCTTAATTGTAGCAACGGTATTTTCTGGAAAAGGAATGACCTTCGGCACGATCGCCGCCACGATCGCGATCGTCGGCAACCCAGACGTGCGATGGGGGTTCCCGAGGGCAGAGTCTCACGTATATTACCGCCGGGGCGGGCGATCGTCCTTACCGATTCGAGGATGGTGGGTCGTCCCGATCGCACTCTATCTTGGCGCGATCTCCCGGGTCAGCCTTTTCGACGCGATCGCGACGGCGATCGCCTTTGTCACTCTCCATATTGCCGTGAGTCTGATGCACTGGGGACGAGAAGAAAGTCAGATTAAGCTAAAAAGGGCTAAAAATCCTCTATTTTTCGGTAAAAATGGCGAATTAAGGTCAAAATCATCCAAAATCGGGGCGGCGATTGCAGAGCGACTCCCTAGGAATATCGGCTCGTTCAAGCGGCGCCAGGGTCGAGGGGGCGGAATTCACTAA
- a CDS encoding tetratricopeptide repeat protein has translation MFQRVWQWFSGRFTTLFGSSTTPSTDRPIAAKPEPLDKTQYEHYFLQLLDGVDRGWEGVKIYRFFEALSDRATLSDWESWLRRFGDERLANEGSHGELARRLLRLSDRSHSVDDLQTIRAIAREIGAQLEGRAVPAESPPQPQSQPQPEPTPQSEAIDSDFWRDDRPATIAALDRQALEVEFNRASDRLHAGAFEEAVSAFDRVLEADPNHDRAWLERGVALANLGQLKGAIASYDRAIALNPSAAPAWSHRGDAFYDCGDIEAAIASWDRALELKPQDAETWYNKGLALGRNLGRWQEAIAAWDRSLEFQPDDFETWFYRGVGFGALKQWEQALTSWEKTLELKPDFRDAWINKGTALQHLGRYNEAIEANNRAMELQSNAVSE, from the coding sequence ATGTTCCAACGAGTTTGGCAGTGGTTTTCAGGGAGATTTACAACCCTTTTCGGTTCGTCAACGACGCCATCGACCGATCGGCCCATCGCCGCCAAACCGGAACCACTTGACAAAACCCAATACGAACATTATTTTTTACAATTGCTCGACGGCGTAGATCGCGGTTGGGAAGGGGTTAAGATTTACCGATTTTTCGAGGCGTTGAGCGATCGCGCCACCCTGTCCGATTGGGAAAGTTGGTTGCGTCGTTTTGGGGACGAACGGCTCGCGAACGAGGGTTCCCATGGCGAATTAGCCCGTCGCTTATTGCGTTTGAGCGATCGCAGCCACTCCGTGGACGATTTACAGACAATTCGGGCGATCGCCCGCGAAATTGGCGCCCAGTTAGAAGGGCGCGCGGTTCCCGCCGAGAGTCCCCCGCAACCGCAATCGCAACCGCAACCCGAACCCACACCGCAATCGGAAGCGATCGATAGCGATTTTTGGCGAGACGACCGTCCCGCGACGATCGCCGCACTCGATCGCCAAGCGCTGGAAGTGGAATTCAATCGAGCCAGCGATCGCCTGCACGCCGGAGCATTTGAAGAAGCCGTAAGTGCTTTCGACCGCGTGTTAGAAGCCGATCCGAACCACGATCGCGCTTGGTTGGAACGCGGCGTCGCTTTGGCAAATTTAGGCCAACTCAAAGGTGCGATCGCCTCTTACGACCGGGCGATCGCTTTAAATCCGAGTGCGGCCCCGGCGTGGTCCCATCGCGGCGATGCGTTCTACGACTGCGGCGACATCGAAGCGGCGATCGCCTCGTGGGACCGGGCCTTGGAACTCAAACCGCAAGATGCAGAAACTTGGTATAATAAGGGACTGGCCCTCGGTCGTAATTTAGGGCGATGGCAAGAGGCGATCGCCGCTTGGGATCGGTCTTTGGAATTTCAACCGGACGATTTTGAAACCTGGTTTTATCGAGGCGTAGGTTTTGGCGCCTTGAAGCAGTGGGAACAAGCGCTGACGAGTTGGGAAAAAACCCTCGAACTCAAGCCCGATTTTCGCGATGCCTGGATTAACAAAGGTACGGCGTTGCAGCATTTGGGACGTTACAACGAGGCGATCGAAGCCAACAATCGTGCGATGGAATTACAATCTAATGCCGTTTCCGAGTAA
- a CDS encoding DMT family transporter, with product MGLHSSSGRWRLGLALSLVTAFLWGILPIALEITLQGLDVYTVTWFRFSIAFGILGLYLAARQQLPPRAKLRVTSWKLLAVATVFLAINYLFYLQGLAQTSPANAQVLIQLAPVLMGVGAIVIFKERYTLQQWVGVGVLSTGFVLFFHEQLKMAIANASTYLLGNLILVIAAATWAVYALAQKQLLQQLPSSNIMLLIYGVCSGLFAPLASPHLLGNLTPLQGATLLFCALNTVVAYGAFAEALEHWDASRVSAILATTPIVTLVGVTLMGQFLPRLIEAEHLTYGAIVGALLVVFGSMSIALGRKGV from the coding sequence ATGGGACTTCATTCAAGTTCGGGGCGGTGGCGCTTGGGGCTGGCGCTTTCCCTGGTGACCGCTTTTTTGTGGGGAATTCTACCGATCGCCCTCGAAATTACCCTGCAAGGACTCGATGTCTATACCGTGACCTGGTTTCGGTTTTCGATCGCCTTTGGAATTCTCGGGCTTTATTTAGCGGCGCGCCAGCAATTGCCTCCCCGGGCGAAATTGCGGGTCACTTCGTGGAAACTACTCGCCGTCGCCACCGTATTTTTAGCCATTAATTATTTATTTTACTTGCAAGGTTTGGCGCAAACCTCCCCCGCCAACGCTCAAGTGCTAATCCAACTCGCCCCCGTGTTGATGGGAGTCGGGGCGATCGTCATTTTCAAAGAACGTTACACCTTGCAACAGTGGGTGGGCGTCGGGGTTCTCAGCACCGGATTCGTGTTGTTTTTCCACGAACAGCTCAAAATGGCGATCGCCAACGCTTCGACCTACCTCCTCGGCAATCTAATTCTCGTCATTGCTGCCGCCACTTGGGCCGTGTACGCCCTCGCCCAAAAGCAACTCTTACAACAATTGCCGTCTTCTAATATCATGCTCCTCATTTATGGGGTCTGTAGCGGACTGTTTGCCCCGTTGGCCTCCCCCCACTTGTTAGGAAATTTAACCCCGTTACAGGGCGCTACATTGCTGTTTTGCGCCTTAAATACGGTGGTCGCTTACGGCGCGTTTGCCGAAGCGCTGGAACATTGGGACGCTTCCCGGGTGAGTGCGATTTTGGCGACGACGCCGATTGTCACGCTGGTCGGGGTCACTCTGATGGGGCAGTTTTTACCGAGGTTAATCGAAGCGGAACATCTAACGTATGGAGCGATTGTCGGAGCACTTTTGGTGGTTTTCGGTTCGATGTCGATCGCCCTGGGGCGGAAGGGAGTGTAG
- a CDS encoding phage holin family protein, translating into MLNFILTWLGAAVSLLITAYIVPGMTLAGLSSAAIAAIVMGLVNAVVKPLLVLFTLPLTVLTLGLFLLVVNGISLGLVAYLTPGFTIAGFFPAVIGAIVLSFVSSLIGKFVGQVEQEIS; encoded by the coding sequence ATGCTCAACTTCATTCTGACCTGGTTGGGGGCCGCCGTTTCCCTCCTGATTACCGCCTACATCGTCCCGGGAATGACACTGGCGGGCTTGTCTTCCGCCGCGATCGCCGCGATCGTCATGGGACTGGTCAACGCCGTCGTCAAACCGCTTTTAGTCCTGTTTACCCTACCGCTCACCGTTTTGACCCTCGGCTTATTCTTGCTCGTCGTCAACGGGATTAGCTTGGGACTGGTCGCCTATCTTACCCCCGGATTCACGATCGCCGGATTCTTCCCCGCCGTGATCGGCGCGATCGTCCTGTCCTTCGTTTCTAGCTTAATTGGTAAGTTCGTCGGTCAAGTCGAGCAGGAAATCAGTTAA
- a CDS encoding VOC family protein, with product MEITEYLHTALLVSDLDRAENFYSNILGLPKVERVLKFPGVWYQIGSFQLHLIVDSQAHTELNHREKWGRNAHVAFCVADVEAAKQKLVEAGYEVQMSASGRAALFTRDPDGNVVELSQRS from the coding sequence ATGGAAATCACTGAATATCTGCATACCGCTTTACTCGTTTCCGATCTCGATCGCGCCGAAAATTTTTATTCCAATATTTTAGGGTTGCCGAAAGTCGAGCGAGTTTTAAAATTTCCGGGAGTCTGGTATCAAATCGGTTCGTTTCAACTGCATTTAATCGTCGATTCTCAAGCCCATACGGAGTTGAACCATCGGGAAAAGTGGGGACGCAATGCTCATGTAGCCTTCTGTGTGGCGGACGTGGAAGCGGCGAAACAGAAACTGGTCGAAGCGGGATATGAAGTGCAGATGAGTGCTTCCGGTCGCGCCGCCTTATTTACACGAGACCCGGATGGAAATGTTGTCGAACTGAGTCAACGTTCGTAA